From the genome of Uranotaenia lowii strain MFRU-FL chromosome 1, ASM2978415v1, whole genome shotgun sequence, one region includes:
- the LOC129738807 gene encoding GDP-fucose transporter 1: MYQPLETEKENLLAKYVRIFIVVAAYWVISILTVFVNKALLSGIDLQAPLFVTWFQVLVSSAICFLMSMLSRRYPKLINVPTGNPFSTEVFLKVIPLSILFTAMIAMNNLCLRYVGVAFYYVGRSLTTVFNVVLTFLFLGQKTSGKVVLCCMLIVAGFWVGVDQESLTESFSLIGTIYGVLGSLSLSMYSIHTKKTLQYVNQEVWLLSYYNNVYSAFIFIPLMLINGEHKIVLAYAHLAEPWFWGALSIGGLCGFAIGFVTALQIKVTSPLTHNISGTAKACAQTVIATSVYGEMKSALWWTSNFTVLLGSALYTRVKQVEMDQKHREQTMSQKV, encoded by the exons ATGTATCAACCTTTGGAAACCGAAAAGGAGAATCTCCTCGCCAAATATGTTCGCATATTTATCGTTGTGGCAGCTTATTG ggTAATatcaattttgacggttttcgTCAACAAAGCACTGCTCAGTGGCATCGATCTGCAAGCACCCTTGTTCGTTACCTGGTTCCAGGTGCTAGTATCGTCTGCGATATGTTTTCTGATGAGCATGCTGAGTCGGCGTTATCCGAAACTGATAAATGTCCCAACAGGTAACCCGTTTAGTACGGAAGTTTTCCTAAAAGTGATACCATTATCGATTCTGTTCACGGCTATGATAGCCATGAACAATCTGTGTCTTCGGTACGTTGGCGTAGCTTTCTACTACGTTGGTCGATCGTTGACCACCGTCTTCAACGTGGTGTTAACCTTTCTCTTCCTGGGGCAGAAAACAAGCGGTAAAGTTGTGCTCTGTTGCATGCTTATTGTGGCTGGGTTTTGGGTTGGGGTGGATCAGGAAAGTTTAACCGAGTCGTTTTCACTGATTGGAACGATATACGGAGTGTTGGGTTCTCTGAGTTTGTCAATGTACTCTATTCACACTAAAAAGACCCTTCAGTATGTTAATCAGGAGGTGTGGCTGCTGAGCTACTATAATAATGTTTATTCGGCATTTATTTTCATTCCACTAATGCTTATCAATGGTGAGCacaaaatagttttagcttATGCACATTTGGCAGAACCGTGGTTTTGGGGGGCACTGTCAATTGGTGGTCTCTGTGGATTTGCCATTGGCTTTGTCACGGCCCTGCAGATTAAGGTGACATCGCCGCTCACTCACAACATTTCCGGAACAGCTAAAGCCTGTGCTCAGACTGTCATCGCGACGTCTGTGTACGGAGAAATGAAATCGGCCCTTTGGTGGACATCTAATTTTACGGTATTGCTGGGCAGTGCTCTTTATACCCGTGTGAAACAAGTTGAAATGGACCAAAAACATCGAGAGCAAACCATGAGTCAGaaagtttga
- the LOC129738809 gene encoding TBC1 domain family member 7, with product MADERNFRSTYYEKVGCRSVEERRSLEILLKDKPLNVLKLKQFCILFNVPNIYRNLLWNFLLGVTPAYTDSSRYVMAQREAVYNDLQHALKVMRTIDDKTSKAKVLYAMWLLETKQLRLGVDLSDDHPFCDITKVLLKTFTSSVEIYWMAKGFYDYSQEINEEMGKLVDLTSTLLEKEDNGLFMHLKSCDILNVLPLARWYGSFFAGVLPELALIRIWDKICGGSIKIVIFVLIEILRMLRRHVFKCMTLNALLECIKSMEHDQETADLVINKAIELWQQNKGHNEFIMQSKIKTLI from the exons ATGGCCGACGAGCGTAACTTCCGGTCCACGTACTACGAAAAGGTCGGTTGCCGTAGCGTCGAGGAGCGGCGATCTttggaaattttgctcaaggaTAAACCACTGAACGTACTGAAGCTGAAACAATTCTGCATCCTGTTCAACGTGCCCAACATCTACCGCAATCTGCTGTGGAACTTCTTGCTAG GAGTAACCCCTGCATACACCGACTCGAGCAGATACGTGATGGCCCAGAGAGAGGCCGTGTACAATGACCTGCAGCATGCCCTGAAAGTGATGCGCACCATCGATGATAAAACATCCAAGGCGAAGGTTCTGTACGCCATGTGGTTGCTGGAAACGAAACAGCTCCGTTTGGGTGTGGATTTGAGC GACGACCACCCGTTTTGCGACATCACCAAGGTTCTGCTGAAAACGTTTACCAGTTCGGTGGAAATCTACTGGATGGCTAAGGGTTTCTACGACTACAGCCAAGAAATCAACGAGGAGATGGGTAAGCTGGTGGACCTTACCAGTACCCTGCTAGAGAAAGAGGACAACGGCTTGTTCATGCACTTGAAGTCCTGTGATATACTGAACGTGCTTCCGCTGGCCCGATGGTACGGATCCTTTTTCGCCGGGGTCTTACCGGAGCTGGCCCTCATCAGAATATGGGACAAAATATGCGGCGGTTCCATTAAAATTGTCATCTTTGTACTGATTGAGATACTGCGAATGCTGAGGAGACACGTTTTCAAGTGCATGACCCTGAACGCTTTGCTGGAGTGCATCAAAAGT ATGGAACATGATCAGGAAACGGCCGACCTGGTGATCAACAAGGCAATAGAACTGTGGCAGCAAAACAAAGGGCACAACGAGTTTATAATGcagtcaaaaatcaaaacgcTTATATGA